A single region of the Plantactinospora soyae genome encodes:
- the uxaC gene encoding glucuronate isomerase: MSPQSDRPDLLFPSEPSQRAIARELYALVRDRPLISPHGHVDPGMLADDVAFPDPARLIIVPDHYLTRMLLSQGVPPAELGVPSVDGEPVETDGRTIWRRFAGYWHLYRGTPSRLWLEETFANVFGVRTALSPATADEIYDAIAAQLAQPEFRPRALFERFNIETLATTESPLDDLGRHAKLAADGWGGPGGRVLTTFRPDNVVDMEFDGWAGNVEQLGQITGEDTGRYAGYLAALRKRREAFIAAGATSTDHGHPTALTLRLSEAEAATLYGRGLRGEATPEDAEAFRAHMLVEFAKMSIEDGLVMQLHPGAVRNHNRWLYARHGRDVGGDIPQATEYLHALTPLLDAYGNDPRLRLVVYTLDEYTFTRELAPLAGGYAALYLGAPWWFLDSPEVLRRFREAVTETAGFYNTAGFVDDTRAFCSIPVRHDVSRRIDAGFLARLVAEDRLPLDEAAETIVDLAYHLPKKVFKIGSSIK; encoded by the coding sequence GTGTCTCCCCAGTCCGACCGGCCCGACCTGCTCTTTCCCTCGGAGCCCAGCCAACGGGCGATCGCCCGCGAGCTGTACGCCCTGGTTCGGGACCGGCCGCTGATCTCGCCGCACGGGCACGTCGACCCGGGCATGCTCGCCGACGACGTGGCTTTTCCGGATCCCGCGCGCCTGATCATCGTTCCGGACCACTACCTGACCCGGATGCTGCTCAGCCAGGGTGTGCCCCCGGCGGAACTGGGCGTGCCCTCGGTGGACGGCGAGCCGGTGGAGACCGACGGGCGGACCATCTGGCGGCGGTTCGCCGGGTACTGGCACCTGTACCGGGGCACCCCGTCCCGGCTCTGGCTGGAGGAGACCTTCGCGAACGTCTTCGGTGTGCGTACGGCGTTGTCGCCGGCCACCGCCGACGAGATCTACGACGCCATCGCGGCGCAGCTCGCCCAGCCCGAGTTCCGGCCCCGGGCGCTGTTCGAGCGGTTCAACATCGAGACGCTGGCCACCACCGAGTCGCCGCTGGACGACCTCGGCCGGCACGCCAAGCTGGCGGCCGACGGCTGGGGCGGGCCGGGCGGCCGGGTTCTCACCACGTTCCGGCCGGACAACGTGGTGGACATGGAGTTCGACGGCTGGGCCGGCAACGTCGAGCAGCTCGGCCAGATCACCGGCGAGGACACCGGGCGGTACGCCGGGTATCTCGCCGCGTTGCGTAAGCGGCGGGAGGCGTTCATCGCCGCCGGTGCCACCTCGACCGATCACGGGCATCCGACCGCGCTGACCCTCCGGCTCAGCGAGGCCGAGGCGGCGACCCTCTACGGCCGGGGCCTGCGCGGCGAGGCCACCCCGGAGGACGCCGAGGCGTTCCGGGCGCACATGCTGGTCGAGTTCGCCAAGATGTCCATCGAGGACGGACTGGTGATGCAGCTGCACCCCGGTGCGGTGCGTAACCACAACCGGTGGCTGTACGCCCGGCACGGCCGGGACGTCGGCGGCGACATCCCGCAGGCCACCGAGTACCTGCACGCGCTCACCCCGCTGCTGGACGCGTACGGCAACGACCCCCGGCTGCGGCTGGTCGTCTACACCCTGGACGAGTACACCTTCACCCGCGAGCTGGCCCCGCTGGCCGGCGGCTACGCCGCGCTCTACCTCGGTGCGCCGTGGTGGTTCCTGGACTCGCCGGAGGTGCTGCGCCGGTTCCGGGAGGCGGTGACCGAGACCGCCGGCTTCTACAACACCGCCGGGTTCGTCGACGACACCCGGGCGTTCTGCTCGATCCCGGTCCGGCATGACGTCTCCCGTCGGATCGACGCCGGCTTCCTGGCCCGGCTGGTCGCCGAGGACCGGCTGCCGCTGGACGAGGCCGCCGAGACGATCGTCGACCTCGCGTACCACCTGCCCAAGAAGGTCTTCAAGATCGGGAGCTCGATCAAGTGA
- a CDS encoding enolase C-terminal domain-like protein, translating to MTVTITGVDVHDVRFPTAAAGDGSDAINRGDYSATYVELRTDAPGGTFGAGFTFTNGRGNEITCAAVRALAHHVVGRTVEEIVAQPVAFWRSLTADVQLRWLGPEKGVIHMATGALVNAVWDLRAKLAEKPLWRLLAEMPSEELVRNIDFHHIIDALNPAEAAAILEKGQIGLSDRLAELERDGFPSYTTSVGWLGYPDDKVRALTREAYGQGWRAMKMKVGGPIEDDVRRARIIREEIGPDALLMMDANQVWDVDEAIENMSRLVEFDPYWIEEPTHADDVLGHARIAEAVTGLSGGRCRVATGEVAANRVIFKQLLQAEAIGVCQIDACRIGGVNEVLSVILMAAKFGVPICPHAGGVGLCEYVQHLAIFDYLRVGASLDGRMVEYVDHLHEHFVDPVRTRGGRYLLPDQPGYSSTMKRASIAEFSFPDGPVWA from the coding sequence GTGACGGTTACCATCACCGGCGTCGACGTACACGACGTGCGGTTTCCGACGGCCGCCGCCGGGGACGGCTCGGACGCGATCAACCGGGGCGACTACTCGGCGACCTACGTCGAGCTGCGTACGGATGCGCCGGGCGGGACCTTCGGGGCCGGCTTCACCTTCACCAACGGCCGGGGCAACGAGATCACCTGCGCGGCGGTACGTGCCCTGGCGCACCACGTCGTCGGCCGGACCGTCGAGGAGATCGTGGCACAGCCGGTGGCGTTCTGGCGGTCGTTGACGGCGGACGTGCAGCTGCGCTGGCTCGGGCCGGAGAAGGGCGTCATCCACATGGCGACCGGTGCGCTGGTCAACGCCGTCTGGGACCTGCGGGCCAAGCTGGCGGAGAAGCCGTTGTGGCGGCTGCTCGCCGAGATGCCGTCCGAGGAACTGGTCCGCAACATCGACTTCCACCACATCATCGACGCGCTCAACCCGGCCGAGGCCGCTGCCATCCTGGAGAAGGGGCAGATCGGCCTCTCCGACCGGTTGGCCGAGTTGGAGCGGGACGGGTTCCCGTCGTACACCACCTCGGTCGGCTGGCTCGGGTATCCGGACGACAAGGTCCGGGCGCTGACCCGCGAGGCGTACGGCCAGGGCTGGCGGGCGATGAAGATGAAGGTCGGCGGCCCGATCGAGGACGACGTACGCCGGGCGCGGATCATCCGGGAGGAGATCGGCCCGGACGCGTTGCTGATGATGGACGCCAACCAGGTCTGGGACGTCGACGAGGCGATCGAGAACATGTCCCGGCTGGTCGAGTTCGACCCGTACTGGATCGAGGAGCCGACGCACGCCGACGACGTACTCGGGCACGCCCGGATCGCCGAGGCGGTGACCGGGCTCTCCGGTGGACGCTGCCGGGTCGCCACCGGCGAGGTGGCGGCGAACCGCGTCATCTTCAAGCAACTCCTCCAGGCCGAGGCGATCGGCGTCTGCCAGATCGACGCCTGCCGGATCGGCGGGGTCAACGAGGTGCTGTCGGTGATCCTGATGGCGGCCAAGTTCGGGGTGCCGATCTGCCCGCACGCCGGTGGTGTCGGCCTCTGCGAGTACGTCCAGCACCTGGCGATCTTCGACTACCTGCGGGTCGGCGCCTCGCTCGACGGCCGGATGGTCGAGTACGTCGACCACCTGCACGAGCACTTCGTCGACCCGGTACGCACCCGTGGCGGCCGGTACCTGCTGCCCGACCAGCCCGGCTACAGCTCGACGATGAAGCGCGCCTCGATCGCCGAGTTCTCCTTCCCGGACGGCCCGGTATGGGCGTGA